The DNA sequence TACagttataatgaaaaaaagaaaaagcaaaacTGCAGAATTAGCAGCAAATTACAATGAACacataaatgatataaaaaaaaaaaattattgcgAGGGACccatttaaacaaaattactTGTGAACATCCCCCAGTGGTAGACCCGCATGGGGGCAGGGGTATTCTTCAGTACCGTTCCGTACAACGTGaacataagcatatatatacatttacgaatatgcttatatatatatacgaatatataaatgaatacacACATGTATGCCTGCTTTGCAGTTGTGCTTCCTCTGAACAACAGGGAGAACAAATTTGTTCTCATTTTTCCAACACACGATTTAAGTAGTAGTACTATTCTTCGAAATGCAAAATtaaaggaatattttttttcatattgttgtaaattttaatgtttattataataaaaaaaaaaagaaagaaaaaaaaaaaaaaggtccTTTTAAATGATACTTAAATGAAATGTAGCTTTGCTTTATTCTTCCTGCCAAAATGTGCGTcagtacacatatatatgtacgtatgtataaatatatattaatatacgtatatttataagtcTAATGCACACAAAAACCTCAGtacctttaatttttttaaagcgaTTATTCCTTATAGGCTGCATAAGGGAATATGGCTTACCATTTATGTAatccatttttcttttcttttttttccctcatTTTACAACTATAATTTATGTACAGTTAGGCTAAAAAAAAGTGCagtcaaaaaataaaaaaaaaatgttgaaTAGAGGTATTAAAGATCATTTaaagaaattacaaaaatgttgtaaaaatgtaaaaatatcttAAAAGCATTTCCAAATTGTTTGTAAAAATGTAAGAATATAGTAAAAGCATTTCCATTGTGtttgtaaaaatatcataaagaACTTTTAAGTAGACAATATAAAAATCTGcaccataaaaaaaaaaaaaaaaaaaaaaattttttaaatatgtaagatcttatatttgaaaaggaaaaaaaagtcatAAAAAGttagaatttaaaaaacaaaaaattggttgtatatacaatattttaaaaaagacagaacattttttaaaaatgcttATCTGTTTGATCTtcaatagaaaaaaaaaaaaaatatatatatataaccagATAAATGACCTAGTGAATAACTAAACGAATGACTGAATAAACGATTTTAACTCTCATCAATAGGGATCGAAGAGCTATTTTTTGTACACACAAATTTAAATGTTTGCTATAAGGTACCCCTTCATTCAAGAAAGGAGAAAGAAGAATAGTAAAACTTGGATGAACAAATTCTTGAAAATAAAGCGGCGGGGGTAGAGcgcacaaatatatatatatatatatatatgtgcgtatatacacatatgtatgcttATACACACACCCATATCCACGCTCGCTTGTAACAATGCTTGATAAGGAATCCCAAGAGTATGAAAATGCGCAAAGTGAGCTAAGTGCTCAGAGTGTCCAAATTGCCCTAAGTAAATATAGCAACACCGAGAgcgaaaaaaagaaaaggatgcaaaaattaaaagatgcATTTGTAAAATGCCCTAACGATTTAAAAACGTACTTATACAATATTTGTGTTAATTTTTCGTACAGTGATATTTATCAAGAATATATTAGCAGACTGAGCTTAAATACATACAACAACTGTGACTACGATCAAATAAGAAGTAGTTCTTATATATCTAAAAAAgattttctaaaatattacaatttccaattttatgataataagTTTGAATTAGAATCTGACGAATATTATGAGGACACACTTTTTGAAGACTCAGATAATTTTAGTGATATGGAGGAGGTGGGAAGGTATGTACTAGCACGATGTATGGTAAATACATACAATGGTCAGAcaagtaaaatgaaaaatttactaCTATCAAAACCTCAGTATGAAGTTGCTCCTTCATATCGAAAGAAGAGAGGTAAGGAATGGGCAATCCAGAAACCTCATGTTGATGgaaaaattgaaagaaaaaaaaataataataaatgtagaGGAATGGGAGTAGAAATAGGACAAGGAGAGAGAAaagaagaaggaaaaagTGCGAAGAATACTAATTCAAAATCGTATACGTCCCAACTGCTAAATCTAATTAGCCAGCGGAATTCCCACAGGAGTAATGCCCAGAGTAGCAGTAATTGCAGCAATGCAAGCAGCGACAGTGGTTTCAGTGGCAGCTCTGAGGAAGTCTTGAGAGCACACATGAGAAGAGAACAAAATTGCTGGAACAAAATGATAACAAGGAAGTGTTTTTCAGTTGTTACCCATGTAAAAGACCCAAGGGAGTATTCTTTTATGccctttaatttttactcttttaataattacGATATTAATaggaagaaaataaagaattcaTGTAATAACAATTACTTTTATATGCTAGATAATTTGGAGGAAGCTCAAAAGGATCAGTGTGTTGAAAAGTATTACAAGTACATGAACAAAATAGTAGATAAggaatatttcaaaataagCAAAAGTGGAGaggagaagaaaataaaaaaaaaaaaaaaaaaaaaaaaaaaaaagtagagcAGCAGCAACAACAACAACGAAAACAACGACATGTACGTGTACATGCTCATGGAATGATCAGACATGggtacaaaaataaatacgaaACGGAGAATAGCTCAATGTTTAAAAGCGATAAAAGGTTGGTGTGGAATGAGGAAAATATGAATACAGATAAAAAGGACGAATGTGTAGTCCCATTGGAAGATTTACACACAACTGAGTGGGGAAAAACGCCAAATAAAGCAAATGAAAAAGATGCGGTAAACGCATATTTCGAACAGCAGATGAAGGGGACAAATGTAGACAAATCAAAGAGCTGTAGTCTCTATAGCAACAAGAGCATAAAAAGATTATGTTCtgaagaaatagaaatattttttaaaaaagctttaaaaaatgaaattataaattttaatcaGAAAAGGATTGACAATAGAGATAGATGGAATTCGTTATATCAATTTATATGCTCTTGTTTAGGTGCCTCTTTAGCTACTCAGTGTTACTTAGATCTACCTGAGTTAACATCAGGATTAGATTACATACTGCTTTTACTGCTAGTcctattttgctatatttttataggtTTACCATTAGTACAAATCGAATATGCATTAGGACAAGTATCACAAAGTTGTATAGTAAACAGCTTGagctttttgaaaaaaaaatatagggGAATAGcaataatttctttaataGTATCCTTTCATGTATTAACGAAAAACATTAACACCAGCATAGACACGGCAATAATTATTGCAGGTTCGCTCAAGAAACCCTTGTCATGGAATATGAGAGATTGTGAGGGAATCTTGCACAGAATGAACTGCATTAAGAATGACAAGTGCAAATGGGTGGGGGTACCCGCCGACAAGGGCTCTGGAATGGGTGATAATTACAGTAGTACACATAGCAGTAGTTATAGTAGCCAACATAGCTATAGCAACTACAGTGGAAACAATGACAAGCATGTTTTTTTGCAGAACTTCGAGGGTAAAACTTCCATTAGTGGTAAGCAGTGTGTATCAGCTGGGATTTCAGAAGGGGTGAGTTATTTGtcggaaaaaataaaatttgtgtGGAAATTTTGCTCCCTATGTGtaatcattttaattttatattttttattaataatagaaGGAATGTCACTGCATCAGGGTTTACggtattgtttttttctctttttcactatttctttttttcaaatgtttCTACTGTATTCTGAAGTACAGCAAAAGCGGGTACAGTTAGCAATAGAGGGaaataatatgataaatGCCAAGTTTTATAACACCATATTTTTTAGTGAAGataattttctttacttAAATTTTCCACTCATAGCCCAAATATTTAGCATCGTACTACTCTCTCTTAATTGTTCTACtggaataaattatatgttttcttcatatacaaatataggaacaaatattttaatttctgcTTGGTATGTTATATTTGGTTCATGTATAAGCACAATAATACATTTCGCTTATTACTATTTATGTTTAGACCTTAGTACCAATTTTGCATCAGTTAACGAAAACAAAGTTATGGTAAACCATTTGCTTAATGACGTTTACAGAATAGTATTCCCTATAAGCAGTTCCTCTTCTTCTGtagattttttaattttaaaaaaaaataaatatttcctaATATCccatagtatatatatagttgcCTTATCAAGAGTAAAATTTTCCAATATAATGAGTTTTgcatattttctttcttgTACTTGTGTATTACTTACAACTTGTGCTATACATTTAAAAGGAGTAGTCATGATATTAAAGGaaagtaataaatttaaaaaagttaagaaaaaatttattagtctatttataattatcgTATATTTCTTCCTAGGAATATATAGTTTATTCCCTTTTGGGTATAATACTATTTCACTACTAAACTACgtaatattacattatatttacttGTTTGTTATTGTTCTACAAATAGTTGTCATAACATGGTCATATGCATATGAACATAcaggaaaaataataaataaaaaagggttACAGTattactgtttttttttctttttttttatttcactcTTGGTAAGTATAcctattttgctttatttttataaacacaTCTTTccaaacttttattttttaatgtctTGTTTATCCTTCTTGTTTATACTAATTGTATGTGTTAATGTATTTGTCCTTCTAAGAATTAAAACTAACACACGGTTGAGAGAAAAGatgtatttcttttatatatataacatggACTTGTTAAGGAAAAggataaataatatactgGTTGGGAAAAGTCGAACCTATGatttgcataaaaaaaaatataaaattagcaATTTCTTCCAAGAATTGACAATCCCATGGTGCTATctattgaaatattttattccgtcaattttaactattttagtgttttctaattttttgtatgcCATTCATATTTTAGGCCTTAGCAGGAGTAGCAGCATTCAAAGGAGTTTCCATAATACTCAGATACAGGAGAAGGATCATCCAGAACAGGTCCATATGGTCCCCTTTATCCGTATGCCTAATTTAAGGACGTCGAAAGGCAAAAATCGAGAGAGCCAACATGGAGGCAGCGTAGAGCAATGGGGTGCCTATATCAAAAGTCATTggggggaaaaaaagaataatccCAATTTACATGACCATGGACAGGTAACAAAATTTACACTAATGATTGGTAGTGATGAAGATGTAAAAAAAGGTGTGCATACAACTGTAGAAGACAAAAAAAGCAAATCAGATTATTTCTTCAAATGTTCCATGCAGTTTGTCGTTACTGTGTTGTTATTACTGCTTACGTTTGTTGtttctttaatttcttttttatatcctGGGAAAATTAGTATATTCATTTGTCCTCCAACTAATATGTGGAAAATTAGtgatatacatttaaaaaaacaaaaaccaCTAAATTGTTTGTATACAAGacgtatatttttctttgaagaaattttaccaattgaaaaaattatgcctGTTTATGTATGGCGTCATATAGAGAAGCATATAAACAGGGAGAACTTTATATCCTCCTTACAaagagaaaatgaaaataacgAAACTATTCATGATAAGACTTACAcatatttaagtaaaaatgaatttgaGAATTACATTTTCGACTTAATCGCTCGAGGTTCTAATTTGTGTGACTTTACGGATAGACAACGAGGGCcgtaaatcattttttttatttattaaatgggACATactacgtatgtatatatatatatatatatatatatatatatatatatatatatatatatatgtatttacatatatttacatgtatttacatgtataaCCGCATTTTTGAAGATTAAAATGTGAAATGAGTTCGCTTAAACATTTTCACTGACAAATTATGGAAATTACACAAAATAAGGAAGTCCTCAAAAGAAATAGCgttgtactttttttttttttttttttttttttttttttcgatgAAGCAAATAAAGCGTAATTTGCGGGATGAAATTAAGCTATGTTCTGAGAAAGGGGGGGGGGTAAAACAAATGGAACAGTGGAACAGTGGAACAATGGAACAACGACAAAGCATACATGGAACAATATAACCTTCTACAAATAGTAATCcatttatttcgttttaccTGTCGTAATTTTTCTTCACATTTTGatgatttttttcttttgtacaAAACAATAGTGCACATATTAACCTAACTCTTTCCTACAGCCATGAATTACACAGTGTTCGTTCTACAACGCAGTGAAATATTTGATTGATAAGTATtgaacaaagaaaaaaaaaaatgtcttcacattaatatgtatgtcaaatgttataaaatggtatgcaaaagaaaaaaaaaagaaacaaaaaaaaagtacaaaaacgaagaaaaatggaaattaaAGCTAAACAAAGCAAAGATGAACGAAACAAACGAGAAggacgaaaaaaaaaaattaattttttctattaatcaCAACTCATTTGAGTGGCTTCATGCCTAACTCTTTTCTAATTTGGTTCCATTTATCAATTGGTAGTCcgtcctttttattttcatcatatgAAGAGCcatcatttttcttattttcattttttatattttcattttttatattttcattttttatattttcattttttgtattttcattttttgtattttcattttttatattttcattttttatatttctccttttttttttttttctatgttttttctcttcatcGATGTCTTCACTCATACGTCGATTCCTCTTCTTCTTACTAACCGCATATAACTCTAAACTGGTGCGCATTTTTTCCCCCTCCGATGagtattgtttttttttgtatttgtacCATGCATACTTCTTCTGGGACTTTTTCTTATCCTTTCTACTGACACTTCTGCGGCTACTACTACAACTTTTTATGCTTCTATTTCTACGCCTGCCTCCACTACTACCACTGATTATGCTTCTACTTCTTGCCCTACTACTACCACTGCTTATGCTTATACTTCTACTTCTGCCGCTACTATTACCACTGCTTATGCTTATACTTCTACTTCTGCCGCTACTATTACCACTGATTATGCTTCTAGTTCTACTTCTACTTATGCCGCTACTATTACCACTGATTATGcttctacttctacttctGCCGCTACTATTACCACTGCTTATGcttctacttctacttctTCTTTTGATTCTTCTCCTTTCCCATTCTTGGTCCTTTTTTCCAGACTTCTCCCTCCTTCTGATTCCCCTCTTTTCCTGCCGCCCTTCATTTTCATGGTCATACTTTTTacctcttctttttcttgcTTTATGCCTTTCTACGCTGTCCATACGGCTCTTCCTATACGTGTTACgcagttttaattttaagtttTCTTCATTACTCCGGGATGTGCAGTCATCTTCATTCCTCTTCATCTTCTTCATTTCCATTTCGTTTCCCTGTTTTCCTCCTTCTCTGTCTGATGGAACATTTAACAATTCTTTGTAGTATTCTaggttaattttttctaatagaTTATTCTCTTCCAAAACTTGTCTTTTGGTTAAGGTAGGAAAATCCACATCAAAAAGATTATTTAATACTAAGCAGTTGTCAACAAATacatccatatatattttttgaaatgtaCCATCATTTGATctcattcttatttttctatagTCGAATAAAATGGgttctaaatttttataaatttctaAACTTTTTCCTATGAGTCTTAGATAAAATATACCTAAAGctcttaaataaataaattcctcattttttatatactcatatattatatctttGTCGGGCTGAATTTGTAGTAACTTTAAAACTAGACATAAAAAGCGAGTTGGTTTTCTGTTACCTCCATACGTCCCTCCAacgtattttaaatttaccgCTTGGTCTATTATAGATTCGgctaaaaaaaaggagaacgcgaaaataaaagaaaaaatatatttataattaatacatGTGCAATGTCATTATGTGATAATAAAAACCTGAGCATGCACGGATAAAGAAACTTTCGTGCATCAGAATAGAAGCACATCATCACATAGGCATATATCCTCATAGTCACATGCCCCcatgaaaatgatgaaacATTGCTAAGAAATGTACggcaaaaaaattaataactaaacgttaacaaataaataaaatggagCATTCATAAACGGACATGTCAAAGCGAAGCATTTCTCCTTCCAGTATGGgctttcatatattttgcttCTTATGATATTTGAAATTAAGTATTGCGGATTGGAtccaaaaatttttatggcACTCGCATCTGTTCGATTGGCCATCCTTTCATTTCATCTATCGTTACCGGTTAGTCGCCACgtatatgtttacatatgtaaatatacgtacaaatgtatacgtatttatAACCAAAGATTtgtaaaagtaaaacatCAAACTGTTATGCTTCTAGTTGTGGGTTGTTCATATTATCCTCTGTACTTGGGATTaagaattcttttttttctttttttctttttttatttttttttattatatatatattttaaagcgTCCTGTGTTTCCCGTTGTCATTTGCCCTCTTCATTCGATGGACATTTTGgtttataaacattttctcttcatatttctctttttacaTGACAAATTTAACTTTATACTAGTACGATGTTTCTGCTTCCTCTTTTACATATTACCCTGTTTTTTCATGTTATGTTTTAccatgttttgttttgtttctatttttttattcttgtttgtttttcaatgtaaattttattttatttttttttttttttggtacaTTCCTCACTGTTATACtattcttttgttttataggaaagaaaaaaaaaaaaaaaaaaaaaaaaataaaataaaataataaattaaaaaaaaaaaaataaaaaaataaataactgtACGAAATACGCTATTTTTCTAAGCACGTGGAATAGTGCCTTTAtcttaagaaaaaaaaaaagaaaaacctATGGCACTACCTTTTTCGAAGTCAACAGTAAATCATATTAGggaaaattcaaaaatatcTGCCGTGCATATTTTACAAGCATATCTGTTAAGcgtttttgctatttttgaGATGTTGAGAAATTGAATGAGGGAAATGTTTCTCGTTCTCGTTctcgttcttttttttttttttttttttttcttttgatcATACGCAGCTTTGGCGTAACCGTATCCCTTTTCTTTGCAGTTCATGGCTGTGCAAGGGATTAAGTGCTATAAATGTGAATATAGTGCAAGCTAGTTTgtccttatatatatgtctatgtatgtgtatatatatttatgtatgtaaacACAATGAACAACAAAATATCTGGCGTACGAAATGGTCTCCTGCTGCTACTACGTAAGAGACATTTTGCCAGTATTTACTCTCCTAATATTAGAAGAAACGTACCTGAATATATCGACTTCAATACCTTTTTTCCGAAAAAGGAAATCAAGCCAGATATCATATCCGCCTTTACTATTGCAAAACAACAAAGACTAGAAAAacttttagaaaataatCCTTTAGTATTGTACAGAGGTAGAGTagttaaaaatttatcatgtccaaaaataaaatattcaggTAGAAATAATGTAGGCAAAATAACTACGCGTCATAGAGGGGGGGGTCATATAAAAAGGTTAAGATTTATTGATTTTAAAAGATCtagaaaagatatatatggAACCGTTTTAAGAATAGAATATGATCCATCGAGAAGTGCACATATTGCTTTAATTCAATATGAAGATGGTGTGTTATCTTACATTTTAGCTCCTCTTTTATTAAGACCAGGAGATAAAATTATTGCTAGTAAACATGCAAATATAAATCCAGGTAATTGTTtacctttaaaaaatattccagTTGGTAgtattattcataatattgaGATTAGACCCGGAGCAGGAGGACAACTAATCAGAGCAGCAGGTACATATGCAACTGTGTTAAGTAAAGATAGCCAGTATGCAACCGTCAAATTGAAATCTAcagaaataagaaaatttccTTTAGAATGTTGGGCTAGTATTGGGCAAGTGTCTAACTTAGAAAGacatatgaaaattttaggAAAAGCTGGGGTTAACAGATGGTTAGGTAAAAGACCTGTAGTAAGAGGTGTAGCAATGAACCCTTCCAAACATCCACATGGTGGAGGTACCAGTAAAAAACATACCAAAAGACCAAAGTGTTCACTGTGGGGTAAATGTAGAGATGGGTATAAAACCCGAAGCAAGAAAAAGCCGCTCGGATTAATCATTAGGAGAAATTTGTGCGGCCGTTTGCAGAAGAAGTATGGTGTTCCTGTGTAGTAGTGAGTAGTCCACTCGAAgtt is a window from the Plasmodium brasilianum strain Bolivian I chromosome 9, whole genome shotgun sequence genome containing:
- a CDS encoding amino acid transporter: MLDKESQEYENAQSELSAQSVQIALSKYSNTESEKKKRMQKLKDAFVKCPNDLKTYLYNICVNFSYSDIYQEYISRLSLNTYNNCDYDQIRSSSYISKKDFLKYYNFQFYDNKFELESDEYYEDTLFEDSDNFSDMEEVGRYVLARCMVNTYNGQTSKMKNLLLSKPQYEVAPSYRKKRGKEWAIQKPHVDGKIERKKNNNKCRGMGVEIGQGERKEEGKSAKNTNSKSYTSQLLNLISQRNSHRSNAQSSSNCSNASSDSGFSGSSEEVLRAHMRREQNCWNKMITRKCFSVVTHVKDPREYSFMPFNFYSFNNYDINRKKIKNSCNNNYFYMLDNLEEAQKDQCVEKYYKYMNKIVDKEYFKISKSGEEKKIKKKKKKKKKK
- a CDS encoding amino acid transporter — translated: MFKSDKRLVWNEENMNTDKKDECVVPLEDLHTTEWGKTPNKANEKDAVNAYFEQQMKGTNVDKSKSCSLYSNKSIKRLCSEEIEIFFKKALKNEIINFNQKRIDNRDRWNSLYQFICSCLGASLATQCYLDLPELTSGLDYILLLLLVLFCYIFIGLPLVQIEYALGQVSQSCIVNSLSFLKKKYRGIAIISLIVSFHVLTKNINTSIDTAIIIAGSLKKPLSWNMRDCEGILHRMNCIKNDKCKWVGVPADKGSGMGDNYSSTHSSSYSSQHSYSNYSGNNDKHVFLQNFEGKTSISGKQCVSAGISEGQKRVQLAIEGNNMINAKFYNTIFFSEDNFLYLNFPLIAQIFSIVLLSLNCSTGINYMFSSYTNIGTNILISAWYVIFGSCISTIIHFAYYYLCLDLSTNFASVNENKVMVNHLLNDVYRIVFPISSSSSSVDFLILKKNKYFLISHSIYIVALSRVKFSNIMSFAYFLSCTCVLLTTCAIHLKGVVMILKESLSRSSSIQRSFHNTQIQEKDHPEQVHMVPFIRMPNLRTSKGKNRESQHGGSVEQWGAYIKSHWGEKKNNPNLHDHGQVTKFTLMIGSDEDVKKGVHTTVEDKKSKSDYFFKCSMQFVVTVLLLLLTFVVSLISFLYPGKISIFICPPTNMWKISDIHLKKQKPLNCLYTRRIFFFEEILPIEKIMPVYVWRHIEKHINRENFISSLQRENENNETIHDKTYTYLSKNEFENYIFDLIARGSNLCDFTDRQRGP
- a CDS encoding pre-mRNA-splicing factor 38A, with the translated sequence MANRTDASAIKIFGSNPQYLISNIIRSKIYESPYWKEKCFALTSESIIDQAVNLKYVGGTYGGNRKPTRFLCLVLKLLQIQPDKDIIYEYIKNEEFIYLRALGIFYLRLIGKSLEIYKNLEPILFDYRKIRMRSNDGTFQKIYMDVFVDNCLVLNNLFDVDFPTLTKRQVLEENNLLEKINLEYYKELLNVPSDREGGKQGNEMEMKKMKRNEDDCTSRSNEENLKLKLRNTYRKSRMDSVERHKARKRRGKKYDHENEGRQEKRGIRRREKSGKKDQEWERRRIKRRSRSRSISSGNSSGRSRSRSIISGNSSGISRSRTRSIISGNSSGRSRSISISSGNSSGRSRSISISSGSSRARSRSIISGSSGGRRRNRSIKSCSSSRRSVSRKDKKKSQKKYAWYKYKKKQYSSEGEKMRTSLELYAVSKKKRNRRMSEDIDEEKKHRKKKKRRNIKNENIKNENTKNENTKNENIKNENIKNENIKNENKKNDGSSYDENKKDGLPIDKWNQIRKELGMKPLK
- a CDS encoding 50S ribosomal protein L2; amino-acid sequence: MALPFSKSTVNHIRENSKISAVHILQAYLSWLCKGLSAINVNIVQASLRNVPEYIDFNTFFPKKEIKPDIISAFTIAKQQRLEKLLENNPLVLYRGRVVKNLSCPKIKYSGRNNVGKITTRHRGGGHIKRLRFIDFKRSRKDIYGTVLRIEYDPSRSAHIALIQYEDGVLSYILAPLLLRPGDKIIASKHANINPGNCLPLKNIPVGSIIHNIEIRPGAGGQLIRAAGTYATVLSKDSQYATVKLKSTEIRKFPLECWASIGQVSNLERHMKILGKAGVNRWLGKRPVVRGVAMNPSKHPHGGGTSKKHTKRPKCSLWGKCRDGYKTRSKKKPLGLIIRRNLCGRLQKKYGVPV